The following coding sequences lie in one Halomonas sp. 'Soap Lake #6' genomic window:
- a CDS encoding phosphopentomutase has translation MRRAIVLVLDSFGIGSAPDADKFGDQGADTLGHIAAACARGEADTADRSGPLKLPNMAALGLFHAHRDATGNVAEGINLPTQLKGAYAHAKEISSGKDTPSGHWEIAGVPVRFDWGYFLDKTDSFPAELLEKIVQEAELPGVIGNCHASGTEIIARLGEEHVLSGKPIVYTSADSVFQIAAHEEHFGLERLYTLCETVRELLEPYNIGRVIARPFIGDDSASFARTGNRRDYSVEPPSPTVLQKLADAGGEVVSIGKIADIYAHCGITHKVKASGHDALMEATLAEVARTATESSDRPTMIMTNFVDFDSVYGHRRDVPGYAAALEHFDARLPELLAVLNDDDLLLLTADHGCDPSWEGTEHTREYVPVMVHGAGFAPGPLGERSTFADIGQTLATFFAVEAMEDGKSFLPNAA, from the coding sequence ATGCGCCGTGCAATTGTGCTAGTTCTCGACTCCTTTGGCATCGGTAGTGCCCCAGATGCTGACAAGTTTGGCGACCAAGGCGCTGACACCCTGGGCCACATCGCAGCCGCCTGCGCTCGCGGAGAAGCTGATACCGCTGATCGCTCAGGTCCTCTGAAGCTGCCCAACATGGCAGCCCTTGGTCTATTCCATGCCCACCGCGATGCTACCGGCAACGTGGCCGAAGGCATTAACCTACCTACGCAACTGAAAGGTGCGTACGCCCACGCCAAAGAGATCTCCAGCGGTAAGGACACCCCCTCTGGCCATTGGGAAATCGCCGGAGTGCCGGTACGCTTTGACTGGGGCTACTTTCTCGATAAAACCGACAGCTTCCCTGCGGAGCTGTTAGAAAAAATTGTTCAGGAAGCGGAGCTTCCCGGGGTAATCGGCAACTGCCACGCATCCGGCACCGAGATCATCGCCCGCCTGGGCGAAGAGCATGTGCTGAGTGGCAAGCCAATTGTGTACACCTCGGCAGATTCCGTGTTTCAGATTGCCGCCCACGAAGAGCACTTTGGCCTGGAGCGCCTCTACACGCTATGCGAAACCGTACGCGAACTGCTCGAGCCTTATAATATCGGCCGTGTGATTGCACGCCCGTTTATCGGCGATGACAGCGCCAGCTTTGCCCGCACAGGCAATCGCCGCGATTACAGCGTTGAGCCCCCTAGCCCCACAGTGCTGCAGAAACTGGCTGATGCAGGCGGTGAAGTGGTGTCGATTGGTAAAATTGCCGACATTTACGCCCACTGCGGCATTACTCATAAGGTAAAAGCCAGCGGGCATGACGCGCTAATGGAGGCCACCCTAGCCGAAGTAGCGCGCACCGCTACCGAGTCCAGCGATCGCCCAACCATGATCATGACCAACTTTGTGGATTTTGATTCGGTTTACGGACACCGCCGTGATGTACCAGGCTACGCTGCAGCACTTGAGCACTTTGATGCCCGCCTGCCGGAGCTGCTTGCCGTACTGAATGATGACGACCTGTTGCTGCTTACCGCTGACCACGGCTGCGACCCCAGCTGGGAAGGCACCGAGCACACCCGCGAATACGTACCGGTGATGGTACACGGCGCAGGCTTTGCTCCCGGCCCGCTAGGCGAGCGCAGCACCTTTGCCGATATCGGCCAGACGC
- the deoA gene encoding thymidine phosphorylase, with translation MSSTASHHALLPQELIRLKRDGQPLPAEEIKAFVQGIADDRISDAQIGAFTMAVFLNGMSREEVVALTTATRDSGHVMQWDSLNLPGPIVDKHSTGGVGDLVSLVLGPWVAACGAFVPMISGRGLGHTGGTLDKLESIPGYDPYPAPERFSDVVKSTGVAIIGQTGNLAPADKRIYGVRDVTATVESIPLITASILGKKLASGLDALVMDVKVGSGAFMPTPEKSRELAKSIANVATQAGTPTTALLTDMSQPLAPCAGNAVEIVETLALLRGERANSRVMQVTRELAVEMLIAGKLVASREEALAKLDKALTSGAAAEVFARMVRELGGPADFMERSDSYLATAPVIQAVYPEQSGIVQRIDTRAVGMSVVELGGGRLRNDASVDHSVGFSDIVELGERVDSQRPLAIVHARSEEAAARAAAQLRAAMVLGEEAAEADTLIQETFRGEA, from the coding sequence ATGTCTTCAACCGCTTCTCACCACGCTCTGCTTCCACAAGAACTGATTCGTTTAAAGCGCGACGGCCAGCCGTTGCCAGCCGAAGAGATTAAAGCCTTTGTTCAAGGCATAGCCGACGACCGCATCAGCGATGCGCAGATTGGTGCCTTTACTATGGCCGTATTCCTCAACGGCATGAGCCGCGAGGAAGTCGTAGCGCTAACCACCGCGACCCGCGACTCAGGCCACGTGATGCAGTGGGACTCCCTCAACCTGCCTGGCCCAATTGTCGATAAACACTCCACCGGTGGCGTGGGTGATTTGGTATCCCTGGTGCTTGGCCCCTGGGTTGCTGCCTGTGGCGCCTTTGTGCCGATGATTTCAGGTCGCGGTTTGGGCCACACCGGCGGCACACTGGACAAACTGGAGTCGATCCCCGGTTACGACCCCTACCCCGCCCCAGAGCGCTTCAGTGATGTGGTGAAATCCACCGGTGTGGCAATTATCGGCCAAACCGGCAACCTAGCCCCAGCGGATAAACGCATCTACGGCGTGCGTGACGTCACCGCCACTGTAGAGTCTATCCCGCTGATTACCGCTTCTATTTTGGGTAAAAAGCTCGCCTCTGGCCTCGACGCCCTGGTCATGGACGTGAAAGTTGGCAGTGGCGCCTTTATGCCGACACCGGAAAAATCCCGCGAACTCGCCAAGAGCATCGCTAACGTAGCTACCCAGGCCGGTACACCGACAACGGCCCTACTGACGGATATGAGTCAGCCACTGGCCCCCTGCGCCGGTAATGCAGTAGAAATCGTTGAAACTCTGGCGCTGCTGCGTGGCGAACGTGCCAACAGCCGAGTTATGCAGGTGACCCGCGAGCTCGCAGTAGAAATGCTAATTGCCGGTAAACTAGTAGCAAGCCGTGAAGAAGCACTGGCCAAACTCGACAAGGCGCTAACTTCCGGCGCTGCGGCCGAAGTATTTGCCCGTATGGTGCGCGAGCTGGGTGGTCCCGCCGACTTTATGGAGCGCTCGGACAGCTACCTGGCCACCGCGCCGGTGATTCAAGCCGTGTACCCCGAGCAAAGCGGCATTGTTCAGCGCATCGATACCCGCGCAGTGGGCATGAGTGTGGTCGAGCTAGGCGGTGGCCGCCTGCGTAACGATGCCAGTGTTGACCACAGTGTTGGCTTTAGCGATATCGTCGAGCTTGGCGAGCGCGTCGACAGCCAGCGCCCACTCGCCATAGTTCACGCCCGTAGCGAAGAGGCCGCCGCCCGTGCCGCTGCTCAGCTACGTGCTGCCATGGTCTTGGGCGAAGAAGCTGCTGAAGCAGATACACTGATCCAGGAAACCTTCCGAGGAGAAGCCTAA
- the deoC gene encoding deoxyribose-phosphate aldolase has translation MTATASPHVSTARQALALMDLTSLNESDTDSVIEALCQQVKTPFGNPAAVCVYPQFVVTAARALNAHQLDGQVKIATVTNFPHGGEDIMGAARETREAVASGANEVDVVFPYRALMKGDEATGLELVEMCKAACGGQALLKVIIESGELKEPALIRRASELAIEGGADFIKTSTGKVPVNATLEAAKIMLNVIKDSGKDVGFKAAGGVRTTEEAAEYLALATEIMGAKWITPEHFRFGASSLLGNLLNTLSGSALQATKQSTTHGGY, from the coding sequence ATGACCGCGACTGCCTCTCCCCATGTTTCTACTGCCCGTCAAGCACTGGCGCTAATGGACTTGACCAGCCTGAACGAAAGCGACACAGACAGCGTTATTGAAGCGCTGTGCCAGCAGGTAAAAACCCCCTTCGGAAACCCGGCTGCAGTATGCGTATATCCACAGTTTGTGGTCACCGCCGCCCGTGCGCTAAATGCTCACCAGCTCGATGGACAGGTAAAGATCGCTACTGTAACTAACTTTCCCCATGGCGGTGAAGACATCATGGGCGCAGCCCGTGAAACCCGCGAAGCAGTGGCCTCCGGTGCCAATGAGGTGGACGTGGTTTTCCCCTACCGCGCACTAATGAAGGGAGATGAAGCCACCGGCCTTGAACTGGTCGAGATGTGTAAAGCTGCTTGCGGCGGCCAAGCGCTATTAAAAGTCATCATTGAATCTGGTGAACTCAAAGAGCCTGCGCTTATCCGACGCGCGAGCGAGCTTGCCATTGAGGGCGGCGCCGACTTTATTAAAACATCAACGGGTAAAGTGCCGGTTAACGCCACCTTAGAAGCCGCCAAGATAATGCTAAACGTCATTAAGGACAGTGGCAAAGACGTTGGCTTTAAAGCCGCAGGCGGCGTACGCACCACTGAAGAAGCAGCCGAGTACTTAGCGCTTGCCACTGAAATTATGGGCGCAAAGTGGATAACGCCTGAGCACTTCAGATTTGGTGCCTCTAGCCTGCTGGGCAATTTATTAAATACGCTGAGCGGCAGCGCTCTACAAGCCACCAAGCAATCTACTACTCACGGAGGCTACTAA
- a CDS encoding NupC/NupG family nucleoside CNT transporter, translating to MTLLMSLVGMVTLVSIALIFSYDRKSIRLRTVLGAFAIQAGIGAFVLYVPFGQAVLQAISSGVSQVLVYANDGIGFLFGGLADVDNVGFVFAIKVLPVIIFFSSLIAVLYYLGIMQWVIRILGGALQKALGTSRTESLSATANIFVGQTEAPLVVRPFIARMTPSQLFAVMCGGLASVAGSVLAGYAALGIPMEYLVAASFMAAPGGLLFAKLIMPETQDATDSDSVSKVEEELKEQEDKPANVLDAAAAGATSGMKLAANVGAMLLAFIALIALINGILGGVGGWFGFDALSLELILGWLFAPLAFLLGVPWEEATLAGSFIGQKLVVNEFVAYINLAPYIDGEQLVAATGQMMTPHTMAILSFALCGFANLSSIAILLGGLGSIAPTRRKEIARFGVKAVLAGTLSNLMSASIAGFFIALSSMTA from the coding sequence ATGACACTCCTTATGAGCTTGGTAGGTATGGTCACACTGGTGTCCATAGCCCTCATCTTCTCCTATGACCGCAAGTCGATACGGCTGCGTACCGTGCTGGGCGCATTTGCCATCCAGGCAGGTATCGGTGCATTTGTCCTCTATGTACCGTTTGGCCAAGCGGTGCTACAAGCCATCTCGTCCGGTGTTAGCCAAGTATTGGTCTACGCAAACGATGGTATTGGTTTTCTCTTCGGTGGCTTAGCCGATGTCGATAATGTTGGCTTTGTTTTCGCCATTAAAGTGCTACCAGTCATTATCTTCTTCTCATCGCTTATCGCAGTGTTGTACTACCTCGGCATTATGCAATGGGTCATCCGGATTTTGGGTGGTGCACTGCAAAAAGCCTTGGGCACCTCGCGTACCGAGTCACTTTCTGCCACGGCGAATATCTTTGTTGGTCAAACCGAAGCCCCCCTAGTGGTGCGGCCATTTATTGCCCGCATGACGCCCTCCCAGCTGTTTGCGGTAATGTGTGGTGGCCTCGCGTCTGTCGCGGGTTCTGTACTGGCGGGTTACGCGGCGCTGGGTATTCCAATGGAATACTTGGTCGCAGCATCATTTATGGCTGCACCGGGCGGCCTGCTATTTGCCAAGCTGATTATGCCGGAAACTCAGGATGCGACCGACAGCGATAGCGTTTCCAAAGTAGAAGAAGAGCTTAAAGAGCAGGAAGACAAACCTGCCAATGTGCTGGATGCAGCTGCAGCAGGTGCCACGTCAGGTATGAAGCTTGCCGCTAACGTGGGTGCCATGCTGCTCGCATTTATTGCACTTATCGCGCTTATTAACGGCATTTTAGGCGGTGTTGGCGGCTGGTTTGGCTTTGATGCACTCAGCCTTGAGCTGATTTTAGGCTGGCTGTTTGCACCACTGGCTTTCTTGCTGGGCGTCCCTTGGGAAGAAGCCACGCTGGCAGGCTCATTCATTGGCCAAAAGCTGGTGGTCAACGAGTTTGTCGCCTACATCAATCTTGCGCCTTACATTGATGGGGAACAGTTAGTGGCTGCCACGGGTCAGATGATGACACCGCATACCATGGCAATTCTCTCCTTTGCGCTGTGTGGCTTTGCCAACCTGTCGTCCATTGCCATTCTGTTGGGCGGTTTAGGTAGCATTGCACCTACGCGCCGCAAAGAAATTGCCCGCTTTGGTGTCAAAGCTGTGCTGGCAGGTACGCTATCTAACCTGATGTCGGCATCTATTGCTGGTTTCTTTATCGCATTAAGCAGCATGACGGCTTAA
- a CDS encoding outer membrane protein OmpK, which yields MIALTHTRSPFVSLGAGVLLAGATFATPALANEPANTPMTPIWSFANVSLNYLDWSRGTEARTANNAAKSDFTFVEIEGGVGYSWGEFYGFFDFENPTNNQFDESSGGKDNFRTAGKITSHIYLGDSPLSLYAHVYDFRDYGFNAREQDQILGLGYRTTFANGLWFKPFIGAARVQSDGYTGMNGYMAGWVAGYDFAAFDQNFSITNWHEQTFGRDSDYLSQNYVNGTAGSVGTNGALSLWWHPSDLITTGVQYRYSENKLGTPDAYQNAMIYSIKLNLL from the coding sequence ATGATTGCTCTAACTCACACTCGCTCCCCCTTCGTCTCGCTTGGCGCTGGCGTTTTACTGGCAGGGGCTACCTTTGCAACACCTGCGCTAGCTAACGAGCCGGCGAATACCCCAATGACACCGATTTGGTCATTCGCTAACGTATCGCTGAACTACCTGGACTGGTCCAGAGGAACCGAAGCACGCACCGCGAATAACGCCGCGAAAAGTGACTTCACATTTGTTGAAATCGAAGGTGGCGTTGGCTATAGCTGGGGCGAATTTTACGGCTTCTTCGACTTCGAAAACCCGACCAACAACCAGTTTGATGAATCCAGCGGCGGTAAAGATAACTTCCGTACAGCGGGCAAAATCACCTCACATATTTACCTGGGTGACAGCCCGCTATCGCTTTATGCCCATGTCTATGATTTCCGCGATTACGGTTTTAACGCCCGGGAACAAGATCAGATTTTGGGCTTAGGCTATCGCACCACCTTCGCAAACGGGCTGTGGTTCAAACCGTTTATCGGTGCTGCACGGGTACAAAGCGACGGCTACACCGGTATGAACGGCTACATGGCAGGCTGGGTAGCAGGCTACGACTTTGCGGCGTTTGACCAAAACTTCAGCATAACCAATTGGCACGAGCAAACCTTCGGACGCGACAGCGATTACCTATCACAGAACTATGTGAACGGCACAGCTGGCAGCGTTGGTACCAACGGTGCGCTGAGTCTGTGGTGGCACCCTTCAGACCTGATTACCACAGGTGTGCAGTACCGCTACTCGGAGAATAAGCTGGGTACTCCGGACGCTTACCAAAACGCGATGATTTACTCCATCAAGCTCAACCTACTATAA